In Camarhynchus parvulus chromosome 28, STF_HiC, whole genome shotgun sequence, the following proteins share a genomic window:
- the LOC115914185 gene encoding kelch-like protein 24, translating to MEPAQEPQELGPQTEMIADTILEVGERLFQVSRRVLSVHSRYFEAMFFGGARESSEQHIVIKGIDAVPFQALLEFTRTAQVLIGQENVTSLLETADFFQFDRVKLLCEKFLERELHVSNCLGLMTYSQQFAFTELYVSAMNVALTHWGDVICQEEFKALPKEMLVQLLKSDDLFISREDVVFDSIMIWIMDDPATREEEFLDLVGEVRVTFLSLSFLDILVKRSKHAGETDIFSRLIKKLDSCPPPSWQNPKLCPCAGRSYDTLYVLGGKHDKEQQELFLFQPKTGTWQACSPLQRKNLTQYAVAAVGSFLFVTGGYFRDEFVWYSVDWVLIYNCLDNCWLEGPAMKKSRNSHCAVGVGLYLYVLGGSTDEGIIPAVERMALMESEWESMSPMAQPVERGDAASVGTRIYVVCGLDENGHVYDGVQRLNTETDSWDVISFSPLPRYDLCITSLNGALYTVGGEAFRFDVETDEWTQVNEECLTQKFFMGCSTVNGQIYLLGQRKGNSTLPIAVLFDPYTDVCRVIDNKLPCPLPIHGCVSVRRFDTWA from the exons ATGGAGCCTGCACAagagccacaggagctgggaccTCAGACAGAAATGATTGCAGACACAATTCTTGAGGTTGGAGAGAGACTCTTCCAGGTCAGCCGTAGGGTGCTTTCAGTACACAGTCGATATTTTGAAGCCATGTTTTTTGGAGGAGCAAGAGAGAGCTCTGAACAGCACATAGTGATCAAAGGGATCGATGCAGTGCCATTTCAGGCGCTACTTGAGTTCACTCGCACAGCCCAAGTGCTCATAGGTCAAGAAAACGTGACCAGCTTACTGGaaacagctgatttttttcagtttgacaGGGTGAAACTGTTGTGTGAGAAATTTCTGGAGAGAGAACTGCATGTTTCAAACTGCCTGGGCTTGATGACCTACTCACAGCAATTTGCCTTTACAGAGTTATATGTGTCTGCTATGAATGTGGCTCTCACTCACTGGGGGGATGTGATATGCCAGGAAGAATTTAAGGCATTACCCAAGGAAATGCTGGTGCAGCTCCTGAAGAGTGATGACCTCTTCATTTCAAGAGAGGATGTGGTTTTTGACAGTATTATGATTTGGATAATGGACGACCCAGCAACAAGAGAGGAAGAATTTCTAGATTTGGTGGGCGAAGTCAGGGTCACTTTTCTGAGTTTGTCCTTCCTCGATATCTTGGTGAAACGCAGCAAGCATGCTGGAGAGACAGATATCTTCTCCAGACTAATAAAGAAGTTAGACAGCTGTCCCCCACCCAGCTGGCAAAATCCGAAACTGTGTCCTTGTGCTGGCCGGAGCTATGATACCTTATATGTCCTGGGAGGAAAGCATGACAAGGAACAGCaagaattatttctctttcaacCTAAAACAGGGACCTGGCAGGCTTGTTCTCCACTGCAGCGCAAGAACCTCACCCAGTACGCAGTGGCAGCAGTAG GGAGCTTCCTTTTTGTGACAGGAGGATATTTCCGGGATGAATTTGTGTGGTACAGTGTGGATTGGGTGCTCATCTACAACTGCTTGGACAATTGCTGGCTGGAAGGGCCAGCCATGAAGAAGTCCCGCAACAGCCACTGTGCAGTAGGAGTAGGGCTCTACTTGTATGTCCTCGGAGGGAGCACAGATGAAGGGATAATCCCAGCAGTGGAGCGCATGGCTTTGATGGAGTCAGAGTGGGAAAGCATGAGTCCTATGGCTCAGCCTGTGGAGAGAGGCGACGCGGCCAGTGTGGGAACCAGGATCTATGTGGTCTGTGGCCTGGATGAGAATGGACATGTGTATGATGGAGTGCAAAGGCTGAACACAGAGACAGACAGCTGGGATGTCATCTCATTCTCCCCTCTTCCAAG GTATGACCTCTGCATCACATCCCTGAATGGGGCTCTGTACACTGTAGGAGGGGAAGCTTTTCGATTTGATGTGGAGACAGATGAATGGACCCAGGTGAATGAGGAATGCTTGACCCAGAAGTTCTTCATGGGATGCAGCACCGTGAATGGACAAATTTATCTCCTTGGACAGAGGAAGGGAAACAGCACCCTCCCCATTGCAGTCCTCTTTGATCCCTACACTGATGTGTGCCGGGTCATAGATAACAAACTCCCTTGCCCACTTCCTATTCATGGCTGTGTCTCTGTGCGAAGATTTGATACGTGGGCATAA
- the LSM7 gene encoding U6 snRNA-associated Sm-like protein LSm7: protein MTSLLAVPNEMASGGGGGGGGGAGKMADKEKKKKESILDLSKYIDKTIRVKFQGGREASGVLKGFDPLLNLVLDGTIEYMRDPDDQFKLTEDTRQLGLVVCRGTSVVLICPQDGMEAIPNPFIQQQDG, encoded by the exons ATGACGTCACTTCTGGCGGTGCCGAATGAAATGGCGAGTggtggcggtggcggcggcggcggcggcgcggggaaGATGGCG GAtaaggagaagaagaagaaggagagcATCTTGGACCTCTCCAAGTACATTGACAAGACCATCCGGGTGAAGTTCCAGGGCGGGCGGGAAG CAAGTGGTGTCTTGAAAGGATTTGACCCTCTTCTGAACCTTGTGCTGGATGGTACCATTGAGTATATGCGAG ATCCGGATGATCAATTTAAATTAACAGAAGACACACGTCAGCTGGGACTTGTGGTTTGCAGAGGGACTTCTGTGGTTCTGATTTGTCCACAGGATGGAATGGAAGCTATTCCAAACCCTTTCATTCAGCAGCAGGATGGTTAA